A part of Mycolicibacterium sp. TUM20985 genomic DNA contains:
- a CDS encoding HAMP domain-containing sensor histidine kinase produces the protein MGSVKSPFWWRSRERRSADVRSFVTHDASSVSLRWRVMLLAMSMVAMVVILMALAVYAVVSRALYNDIDNQLQIRARLLIESGLLAVDPGKAIEGTAYSDVNAMFVMPGRSIYTANQEGQTLPLGAPEKDVIEGTLRMSLRTVNFQRVLAVHLPDGDSLLISKSLDPTGKVIKRLGTILLIVGGLGMAVAAIAGGTVARTGLRPVARLTDAAERVARTDDLRPIPVHGNDELARLTEAFNMMLRALTESRERQARLVTDAGHELRTPLTSLRTNVELLMASMVPGAPSIPEEEMAGLRTDVIAQIEELSTLVGDLVDLTRDEAGVTIHEPVDLSEVVDRSLERVRRRRNDIEFDVHTIRWQVHGDEAGLSRAVLNLLDNAAKWSPPGGRVAVRMAQVDPRQAQLVVSDLGPGIPPAERQLVFERFYRSTSARAMTGSGLGLAIVKQVVVKHGGALWIDDTVPRGNPPGASIHLVLPGRLLTEPGDDMATTRPGGAVDAVTGSPENG, from the coding sequence GTCAAGTCGCCGTTCTGGTGGCGGTCCCGCGAGCGGCGTTCGGCCGATGTGCGTTCGTTCGTCACCCACGACGCCAGTTCGGTGTCGCTGCGTTGGCGGGTGATGCTGCTGGCCATGTCGATGGTGGCGATGGTCGTCATCCTGATGGCTCTCGCGGTGTACGCGGTGGTGTCGCGGGCCCTCTACAACGACATCGACAACCAACTGCAGATCCGAGCGCGACTGCTCATCGAGAGTGGTCTGCTGGCCGTCGACCCCGGCAAGGCGATCGAGGGCACGGCATACTCCGACGTCAACGCCATGTTCGTGATGCCGGGCCGGTCGATCTACACCGCCAACCAGGAGGGGCAGACACTGCCGCTCGGGGCGCCGGAGAAGGACGTCATCGAGGGAACGCTGCGAATGTCGTTGCGTACCGTCAACTTTCAGCGTGTGTTGGCGGTCCATCTGCCCGACGGTGACTCGTTGCTGATCTCGAAGAGCCTCGACCCCACGGGCAAGGTGATCAAACGGCTGGGCACCATCCTGCTGATCGTCGGCGGCCTGGGCATGGCCGTCGCCGCCATCGCCGGCGGCACCGTCGCCCGCACGGGATTGCGGCCGGTGGCGAGACTGACCGATGCCGCGGAGCGCGTCGCCAGAACCGACGACCTGCGCCCGATCCCCGTGCACGGCAACGACGAACTCGCCCGGCTCACCGAGGCGTTCAACATGATGTTGCGGGCGCTGACCGAGTCGCGGGAGCGTCAGGCCAGGCTCGTCACCGATGCGGGCCACGAACTGCGCACGCCGTTGACCTCGTTGCGCACCAACGTCGAACTGTTGATGGCGTCCATGGTGCCCGGTGCGCCGAGCATTCCCGAGGAGGAGATGGCCGGGCTGCGCACCGACGTGATCGCACAAATCGAGGAACTCTCCACGCTGGTGGGCGACCTGGTGGATCTCACCAGGGACGAAGCCGGTGTCACGATTCACGAGCCGGTCGACCTGTCCGAGGTCGTCGATCGCAGTCTGGAACGAGTTCGGCGGCGCCGTAACGACATCGAATTCGACGTCCACACCATTCGGTGGCAGGTACACGGCGACGAGGCGGGGCTGTCGCGGGCCGTGCTCAACCTCCTCGACAATGCCGCGAAGTGGAGTCCGCCGGGCGGCCGGGTCGCGGTGCGGATGGCGCAGGTCGATCCGCGGCAGGCCCAGCTGGTCGTCTCCGACCTGGGTCCGGGCATCCCGCCCGCCGAACGTCAGCTGGTATTCGAGCGCTTCTACCGGTCGACGTCGGCGCGGGCGATGACGGGTTCCGGGCTGGGTCTGGCGATCGTCAAGCAGGTCGTCGTGAAACACGGTGGCGCACTGTGGATCGACGACACCGTGCCGCGCGGGAACCCGCCGGGGGCGTCGATCCACCTGGTGCTTCCCGGCCGGCTACTGACCGAGCCCGGTGACGACATGGCCACGACACGCCCGGGTGGTGCGGTGGACGCCGTAACCGGGAGCCCCGAGAATGGGTGA
- a CDS encoding S1C family serine protease: MTNHPRYSPPPPPGHRPGAHEGAVPGYPGQHPTGASPQQSFDWRYATQPPQSYRGPHDPYRTGDPTRMMPPPPVAPQKRSRAGRLTVGALAIAVVSAGIGGGVATLVEPGRPALSSSLGGATPSEPAASLPAGSVEQVAAKVVPSVVKLETDMGRQSEEGSGIILSNDGLILTNNHVVAAANGGPGAPAGVQTKVTFANGATTTFKVVGTDPSSDIAVVQAAGATGLTPITLGSSGNLRVGQDVVAIGSPLGLEGTVTTGIVSALNRPVAAGGDAQNQNTVLDAIQTDAAINPGNSGGALVNMNGELVGVNSAIATLGGDSGQSQSGSIGLGFAIPVDQAKRIADELIQGGTASHASLGVQVGNDAGVDGAKIVDVTADGAAASAGLPSGVVVTKVDDRVIGSADALVAAVRSRAPGEKVTLTYLDTSGKPQTVDVTLGKAQQ, encoded by the coding sequence ATGACGAACCACCCGAGGTACTCGCCGCCACCGCCGCCCGGACATCGGCCGGGTGCGCACGAAGGCGCGGTGCCGGGCTACCCCGGCCAGCACCCGACCGGTGCGTCTCCGCAGCAGTCATTCGACTGGCGTTACGCCACGCAACCGCCGCAGTCCTACCGTGGACCGCACGACCCCTACCGCACCGGCGATCCGACGCGGATGATGCCGCCACCGCCGGTGGCTCCCCAAAAGCGTTCCCGCGCAGGACGTTTGACGGTCGGAGCGCTCGCGATCGCCGTGGTGTCCGCTGGCATCGGTGGTGGCGTCGCGACGTTGGTGGAGCCAGGCAGGCCAGCGCTGAGTTCGTCGCTCGGCGGTGCCACACCCAGCGAACCGGCCGCGAGCCTTCCCGCTGGGTCGGTGGAGCAGGTGGCGGCCAAGGTGGTGCCCAGCGTGGTCAAGCTCGAGACCGACATGGGCAGGCAGTCCGAGGAGGGGTCGGGCATCATCCTGTCCAACGACGGTCTCATCCTCACCAACAACCACGTGGTGGCGGCGGCCAACGGCGGTCCCGGGGCGCCCGCCGGAGTGCAGACCAAGGTCACCTTCGCCAATGGCGCGACGACGACCTTCAAGGTGGTGGGCACCGATCCCAGCAGTGACATCGCCGTCGTTCAGGCCGCGGGCGCCACGGGCCTGACCCCCATCACGCTCGGATCGTCGGGCAATCTGCGGGTCGGTCAGGACGTCGTCGCCATCGGCTCACCGTTGGGGCTCGAGGGGACCGTCACGACGGGGATCGTCAGTGCGTTGAACCGGCCGGTCGCCGCGGGTGGTGACGCACAGAACCAGAACACGGTGCTGGACGCCATTCAGACCGACGCCGCGATCAACCCGGGCAACTCGGGTGGGGCGCTGGTGAACATGAACGGCGAACTGGTCGGTGTGAACTCGGCCATCGCGACCCTCGGTGGGGACTCGGGGCAGTCGCAGAGCGGTTCTATCGGGCTCGGCTTCGCCATTCCCGTCGACCAGGCCAAGCGCATCGCCGACGAGCTGATCCAGGGCGGCACCGCATCGCACGCCTCCCTGGGTGTTCAGGTGGGCAACGACGCCGGTGTGGACGGTGCCAAGATCGTCGACGTCACCGCCGATGGGGCAGCAGCGTCGGCGGGCCTGCCCAGCGGTGTCGTCGTCACCAAGGTCGATGACAGGGTGATCGGCAGCGCCGACGCTCTGGTGGCGGCCGTACGCTCCAGGGCCCCTGGTGAGAAGGTCACGCTCACCTACCTCGACACCTCGGGGAAGCCGCAGACGGTGGACGTCACCCTCGGCAAGGCGCAGCAGTGA
- a CDS encoding MogA/MoaB family molybdenum cofactor biosynthesis protein: MAAPPSVSGYTVAFMEQPGELVGRALVVVVDDRTAHGDEKDHNGPLVTELLGEAGFVVDGVVVVSADEVEIRNALNTAVIGGVDLVVSVGGTGVTPRDVTPEATRTILDRELLGISEALRASGLSAGIVDAGVSRGLAGISGSTLVVNIAESRGAVRDGMATLGPLAVQIIGQLSSLDI; this comes from the coding sequence ATGGCCGCGCCGCCGTCGGTGTCGGGATATACGGTGGCATTCATGGAACAGCCAGGGGAATTGGTGGGCCGCGCGCTGGTCGTCGTCGTCGACGACCGGACGGCTCATGGTGATGAAAAGGACCACAATGGCCCGCTGGTCACCGAGTTGTTGGGTGAGGCGGGGTTCGTCGTCGACGGGGTCGTCGTGGTCTCGGCCGACGAAGTCGAGATCCGCAATGCCCTCAACACCGCCGTCATCGGCGGGGTGGATCTGGTGGTCTCCGTGGGAGGCACCGGCGTGACGCCGCGTGACGTCACGCCCGAAGCCACCCGGACGATTCTCGACCGCGAACTCCTCGGTATCTCGGAGGCGCTGCGCGCGTCCGGCCTGTCGGCCGGGATCGTCGACGCCGGTGTCTCGCGAGGGTTGGCCGGCATCTCGGGCAGCACGCTGGTCGTGAACATCGCCGAATCCCGCGGTGCGGTCCGCGACGGCATGGCCACGCTGGGCCCGTTGGCCGTCCAGATCATCGGCCAGTTGTCCAGCCTGGATATCTAG